From Rhodopseudomonas palustris, a single genomic window includes:
- a CDS encoding SDR family NAD(P)-dependent oxidoreductase produces the protein MSGSVVIAAISSDIGVRLAQLYRARGYDVIGTYRSSENLDELKADAGIHLVRCDLTDPGSVRSAAAEIASLGKPWERLISAAGQLSPIGDFFGRDFEDWAASLSLNSVAQIRLLHALHPLRAQASTAKVAFLVGGGINGPFRNYSAYCLGKVMLVKLCELLDDEYADVHAIAVGTGWVNTKIHRQTVEAGDDAGVNLRRTLEFLDSGAQGTSYEDIFGCIEWAFEAGRAATGGRNFSVVHDAWRGGGAALTERLAADPNIYKLRRHGN, from the coding sequence ATGAGCGGCAGTGTCGTCATCGCGGCGATCTCCAGCGACATCGGCGTCAGGCTGGCGCAGCTCTATCGGGCGCGGGGCTACGATGTCATCGGCACCTATCGGTCCAGCGAGAATCTGGACGAGCTGAAGGCCGATGCCGGCATCCATCTGGTGCGTTGCGATCTGACCGATCCCGGCAGCGTCCGCAGCGCGGCGGCGGAGATCGCATCGCTCGGCAAACCGTGGGAGCGGCTGATCAGCGCCGCCGGGCAACTGTCGCCGATCGGCGATTTCTTCGGGCGCGATTTCGAGGATTGGGCGGCGTCGCTGTCGCTGAATTCGGTTGCGCAGATCCGGCTGCTGCATGCGCTGCATCCGCTCCGTGCACAAGCATCGACCGCGAAGGTCGCATTCCTGGTCGGTGGCGGCATCAACGGCCCGTTCCGCAACTACTCGGCCTATTGCCTCGGCAAGGTGATGCTGGTGAAGCTGTGCGAATTGCTCGACGACGAATATGCTGACGTGCACGCGATCGCGGTCGGCACCGGCTGGGTCAACACCAAGATCCATCGCCAGACCGTCGAGGCCGGTGACGACGCCGGCGTCAATCTCCGCCGCACCCTGGAGTTCCTCGACAGCGGCGCGCAGGGAACGTCCTACGAGGACATCTTCGGCTGCATCGAATGGGCGTTCGAGGCGGGCCGCGCGGCGACCGGCGGGCGCAATTTCTCGGTGGTGCACGATGCCTGGCGCGGCGGCGGTGCGGCGCTGACCGAACGGCTCGCCGCCGATCCGAACATCTACAAGCTGCGCCGCCACGGCAATTGA
- a CDS encoding nucleotidyltransferase family protein: MSGSAKALLVAAGLGTRLAPLTDVLPKCLMPIAGRPLLGLWLQMLSEAGFSEIVVNLHHHAELVSEYIRRSPWSGRVILAPEATLLGTAGTLLRHRERFTEGPTLFAHADNLSLFGPRAFLAAHAQRPADTAMTMMSFVTDQPQSCGILTLDSAGRVLEMDEKPQHPKGNLANAAVYLVEPEVIDFIASLGKPVVDFSTEVLPVFMGRIFAFHNGSYHRDIGNPSSLALAQLDFPLAAIQFENSARHCEEAPPTTQFSPAHGASGLLRLRLAMTETNSDDPWYGLMTDNNGALATAFAQAAAKTYGGQR, translated from the coding sequence GTGAGCGGGAGTGCCAAGGCGCTGCTGGTCGCGGCCGGCCTCGGCACGCGGCTCGCGCCGCTCACCGACGTGCTGCCGAAATGCCTGATGCCGATCGCAGGGCGCCCGCTGCTCGGGCTGTGGCTGCAGATGCTGAGCGAGGCAGGGTTCTCGGAGATCGTCGTCAATCTGCACCATCACGCCGAGCTGGTGAGCGAGTACATCCGCCGCAGCCCGTGGTCGGGGCGGGTGATCCTGGCGCCCGAAGCCACGCTGCTCGGCACCGCCGGCACGCTGCTGCGGCATCGCGAGAGGTTCACGGAGGGGCCGACGCTGTTCGCCCATGCCGACAATCTCAGCCTGTTCGGTCCGCGCGCCTTCCTCGCCGCCCATGCGCAGCGCCCCGCCGATACGGCGATGACGATGATGAGCTTCGTCACCGATCAGCCGCAGAGCTGCGGCATCCTCACGCTCGACTCCGCCGGCCGCGTGCTGGAGATGGACGAGAAGCCGCAGCATCCCAAGGGCAACCTCGCCAACGCCGCGGTTTATCTCGTCGAGCCCGAGGTGATCGACTTCATCGCTTCGCTCGGCAAGCCGGTAGTCGATTTTTCGACCGAAGTGCTGCCTGTGTTCATGGGGCGGATCTTCGCGTTCCACAATGGCAGCTATCATCGCGACATCGGCAATCCCTCCAGCCTGGCGCTGGCGCAGCTCGATTTTCCGCTTGCGGCTATTCAGTTCGAAAACTCTGCCCGCCATTGCGAGGAGGCGCCGCCGACAACGCAATTCAGCCCCGCGCATGGCGCCTCTGGATTGCTTCGCCTTCGGCTCGCAATGACGGAGACCAATAGCGACGATCCCTGGTATGGCCTGATGACCGACAACAACGGCGCTCTCGCCACAGCCTTCGCGCAGGCTGCGGCAAAGACCTATGGGGGCCAGCGATGA
- a CDS encoding PfkB family carbohydrate kinase, producing MLHPETGTTLAEIRKKAGRRRSIVFVSGNFNIVHPGHLRLLKFAADCGDYLVVGVTADPGYDWMLPAELRLEGVRAIGVVDHAFLLHDAAEDFIAALQPNVVVKGKEHEGADNPEKAVLDGYGGRLVFSSGEVAFSSLDLIKREFREFNPSSIVKPLDYPRRHRFELLELKNVLAGFPKLRVLVIGDLIVDEYIACDPLGLSQEDPTIVVTPVLRELFVGGAGIVAGHVAGMGAQVGLLTVGGGDAMADFARERLASYNVDATILTDESRPTTTKQRFRAGNKTLLRVSHLKQHDVDADLQTRMLETIEHRLPTTDLVVFSDFNYGCLPSRLVEAIGQACRARGVPMVADSQSSSQVGDISRFTEMLLIKPTEREARLAMRDFDSGLVVLVEGLREKARAKNVILTLAAEGLLVHAETGSAGTVVTDRLPAFNTAPKDAAGAGDSFFVCAALALAIGTDIWRSAYLASIAAACQVGRIGNIPVTARDIIRELDT from the coding sequence ATGCTGCATCCCGAGACCGGCACCACGCTCGCGGAGATCCGGAAGAAAGCCGGGCGCCGCCGCAGCATCGTGTTCGTGTCGGGCAATTTCAACATCGTCCACCCCGGCCATCTGCGGCTTCTGAAATTCGCCGCCGATTGCGGCGACTATCTGGTGGTCGGCGTCACCGCCGATCCCGGCTACGACTGGATGCTGCCGGCCGAGCTGCGGCTCGAAGGCGTGCGCGCGATCGGCGTGGTCGACCACGCCTTCCTGCTGCACGATGCTGCGGAGGATTTCATCGCGGCGCTGCAGCCGAATGTCGTGGTGAAAGGCAAGGAGCACGAGGGCGCCGACAATCCCGAAAAGGCGGTGCTCGATGGCTATGGCGGCCGCCTGGTGTTCTCCTCCGGCGAGGTTGCGTTTTCGTCGCTCGATCTGATCAAGCGCGAGTTCCGCGAATTCAATCCGTCGTCGATCGTCAAGCCGCTCGACTATCCGCGTCGGCATCGCTTCGAGCTGCTTGAACTGAAGAACGTGCTGGCCGGATTTCCGAAGCTGCGCGTGCTGGTGATCGGCGATCTGATCGTCGACGAATACATCGCTTGCGATCCGCTCGGCCTGTCGCAGGAAGATCCGACCATCGTGGTGACTCCCGTGCTGCGCGAATTGTTCGTCGGGGGCGCCGGCATCGTCGCCGGTCATGTGGCCGGCATGGGCGCGCAGGTCGGCCTGCTCACCGTCGGCGGCGGCGACGCGATGGCGGATTTCGCCCGGGAGCGGCTGGCCTCCTACAACGTCGATGCCACCATCCTCACCGACGAGAGCCGGCCGACCACCACCAAGCAGCGGTTCCGCGCCGGCAACAAGACGCTGCTGCGCGTCAGCCATCTCAAGCAGCACGACGTCGATGCCGATCTGCAGACGCGGATGCTGGAGACGATCGAGCATCGGCTGCCGACGACTGATCTGGTGGTGTTCTCCGATTTCAACTACGGCTGCCTGCCGTCTCGGCTGGTCGAGGCGATCGGGCAGGCGTGCCGCGCCCGCGGCGTCCCGATGGTGGCGGACAGCCAATCATCGTCGCAGGTCGGCGACATCTCACGCTTCACCGAGATGCTGCTGATCAAGCCGACCGAGCGCGAGGCGCGGCTGGCGATGCGCGATTTCGATTCCGGTCTGGTCGTGCTGGTCGAAGGCTTGCGCGAAAAGGCACGCGCCAAGAACGTGATCCTGACGCTGGCGGCCGAGGGCCTGCTGGTGCACGCCGAGACCGGCAGCGCCGGCACGGTGGTGACCGACCGGCTGCCGGCGTTCAACACCGCGCCGAAGGATGCGGCGGGCGCCGGCGACTCGTTCTTCGTCTGCGCCGCGCTGGCGCTGGCGATCGGCACCGACATCTGGCGCAGCGCCTATCTCGCCTCGATCGCCGCCGCCTGTCAGGTCGGCCGGATCGGCAACATCCCGGTCACCGCGCGCGACATCATCCGGGAGCTCGACACGTGA
- a CDS encoding zinc-binding dehydrogenase, translating to MSVTFRAAVLTELNQPLSIETVEAPPLAAGQVLVKLAYSGVCHSQVMEARGGRGPDRYLPHMLGHEGSGVVVEIGTGVTKVGRGDRVILGWIKGQGADTQGVRYPSGERVINAGAVTTFNEYAVVAENRLTPLPAGLPMDVAVLFGCALPVGAGIVINIAKPQPGSTLAVFGLGGIGLAALMACKLFACKQVIAVDVEAAKLKMATELGATTVIDASRSDPVEEIRKLTGGLGVDIAIESAGLTRVIEQAFDATRRFGGLCVFASHPRSGEKIALDPFELICGKRILGTWGGDAKPERDIELLAGLYRDGKLPLDAMFTRRYTLDEINEALDDLEHRRSVRPLIEIDPSLR from the coding sequence ATGTCCGTGACCTTTCGTGCCGCGGTGCTGACCGAGCTGAACCAGCCGCTCTCAATCGAGACGGTCGAGGCGCCGCCGCTCGCGGCCGGACAGGTATTGGTCAAGCTGGCTTACTCCGGCGTCTGCCACAGCCAGGTGATGGAAGCGCGCGGCGGACGCGGGCCGGATCGCTATCTGCCGCATATGCTTGGGCATGAAGGTTCGGGCGTCGTCGTCGAGATCGGCACCGGCGTCACCAAGGTCGGGCGCGGCGACCGTGTCATTCTCGGCTGGATCAAGGGGCAGGGCGCCGACACCCAGGGCGTGCGCTATCCCAGCGGGGAGCGCGTCATCAACGCCGGCGCCGTCACCACCTTCAACGAATACGCCGTGGTCGCGGAAAACCGTCTCACGCCGCTGCCGGCCGGGCTGCCGATGGATGTCGCGGTGCTGTTCGGCTGCGCGCTGCCGGTCGGCGCCGGCATCGTCATCAACATCGCCAAGCCGCAGCCCGGTTCGACGCTGGCGGTGTTCGGCCTCGGCGGCATTGGGCTCGCGGCGCTGATGGCCTGCAAGCTGTTCGCCTGCAAGCAGGTGATTGCGGTCGATGTCGAAGCCGCCAAGCTGAAGATGGCGACAGAACTGGGCGCGACCACGGTGATCGACGCCTCGCGAAGCGATCCGGTCGAGGAGATCCGCAAGCTCACCGGCGGCCTCGGCGTCGACATCGCGATCGAGTCCGCCGGCCTCACCCGCGTGATCGAGCAGGCGTTCGACGCCACCCGGCGGTTCGGCGGACTGTGCGTGTTCGCCTCGCATCCGCGCAGCGGCGAGAAGATCGCGCTCGACCCGTTCGAGCTGATCTGCGGCAAACGGATCCTCGGCACCTGGGGAGGCGATGCCAAGCCGGAGCGCGACATCGAATTGCTGGCCGGCCTTTATCGCGACGGCAAGCTGCCGCTCGATGCGATGTTCACCCGGCGCTACACACTCGACGAAATCAACGAGGCGCTGGACGATCTCGAACATCGCCGCAGCGTGCGCCCGCTGATCGAAATCGACCCGTCGTTGAGGTGA
- a CDS encoding alpha-ketoacid dehydrogenase subunit beta, with the protein MATSFAAAIRDGLATALAADPNVICFGLGTDDPKGVFGTTLDLHKEFGSDRVFDMPTSEAAMTGFAIGAALNGMRPVMTHQRLDFALLSIDQLVNNAAKWRFMFGGKRGVPITIRMIIGRGWGQGPTHSQSLQSWFAHIPGLKVVMPTTAEDAKGLLLGSIFDDDPVIFLEHRWLHNMQGEVPTGDVRTPLGKARVVRQGDAVTIVAMSYMTVEALHAVDHLAAQGIACDLIDLRSIRPLDWPTVIASVQKTGRLLALDSGHLTGGVAGEIVARIATDHFASLKCAPQRLAAPDVPEATSPALTKTYHVRAEHIAEAVGDMLGREVETASLIAQRSFPHDVPGTWFSGPF; encoded by the coding sequence ATGGCAACAAGCTTCGCCGCCGCGATCCGGGATGGGCTGGCCACCGCGCTGGCGGCCGATCCGAACGTGATCTGCTTCGGCCTCGGCACCGACGATCCCAAGGGCGTGTTCGGCACCACGCTCGATCTGCACAAAGAGTTCGGCTCGGACCGGGTGTTCGACATGCCGACCTCGGAAGCGGCGATGACCGGCTTTGCGATCGGCGCGGCGCTGAACGGGATGCGGCCGGTGATGACGCATCAGCGGCTCGACTTCGCGCTGCTGTCGATCGATCAGCTCGTCAACAATGCCGCCAAATGGCGCTTCATGTTCGGCGGCAAGCGCGGCGTGCCGATCACCATCCGGATGATCATCGGCCGTGGCTGGGGTCAGGGCCCGACGCATTCGCAGAGCCTGCAATCCTGGTTCGCGCACATTCCCGGGCTGAAGGTGGTGATGCCGACCACCGCGGAGGACGCCAAGGGCCTGCTGCTCGGATCGATTTTCGACGACGACCCGGTGATCTTCCTGGAGCATCGCTGGCTGCACAATATGCAGGGCGAGGTGCCGACGGGCGATGTCCGCACCCCGCTCGGCAAGGCGCGTGTGGTGCGCCAGGGCGATGCGGTGACGATCGTGGCGATGAGCTATATGACGGTCGAAGCGCTGCACGCGGTCGATCATCTGGCGGCCCAAGGCATTGCCTGCGATCTGATCGATCTGCGCAGCATTCGTCCGCTGGATTGGCCGACAGTGATTGCCTCGGTGCAGAAGACCGGGCGGCTGCTGGCACTGGATTCCGGGCATCTGACCGGCGGCGTCGCCGGCGAGATCGTGGCGCGGATCGCGACCGATCACTTCGCCAGCCTGAAATGCGCGCCGCAGCGGCTCGCGGCGCCGGACGTGCCCGAGGCCACCAGCCCGGCGCTGACGAAGACTTACCACGTCCGTGCCGAGCACATCGCCGAGGCCGTCGGTGACATGCTGGGACGCGAGGTCGAAACCGCCTCGCTGATCGCCCAGCGCAGTTTCCCGCACGACGTGCCGGGCACCTGGTTCTCGGGACCGTTTTGA
- a CDS encoding thiamine pyrophosphate-dependent dehydrogenase E1 component subunit alpha encodes MNPETSRRLLFDMLRIRSVEETIAARYGEQKMRCPTHLSVGQEAVAAAAGAVLRPTDLAVSGHRAHAHYLAKGGSLKAMIAEIYGKVTGCARGKGGSMHLIDESVGFMGSTAIVGGTVPVGIGLSYPMKLNATGQIACVFLGDAVPETGVFFESVNFAVVKQLPVLFLCENNGYSVYSPLSVRQPPGRKLSELVAGFGLTTHHGDGNDARAVYAALSEGVAAIRSGEGPRFYEFETYRWREHCGPNYDNEIGYRSVAEFEAWKLRDPVPALQRALITEAIVTDADVADMQAEIDAEIEEAFAFAKSSPFPPPEDAFTDVYASTAG; translated from the coding sequence ATGAACCCCGAGACGTCGCGCCGCCTGCTGTTCGACATGCTGCGGATCCGCAGCGTGGAGGAGACCATCGCGGCGCGTTACGGCGAGCAGAAGATGCGCTGCCCGACGCATCTGTCGGTCGGGCAGGAGGCGGTCGCCGCGGCGGCAGGTGCGGTGCTGAGGCCGACCGATCTTGCGGTCAGCGGGCATCGCGCCCACGCGCATTATCTCGCCAAGGGCGGATCGCTGAAGGCGATGATCGCCGAGATCTACGGCAAGGTCACCGGCTGCGCCCGCGGCAAGGGCGGCTCGATGCATCTGATCGACGAGAGCGTCGGCTTCATGGGCTCGACCGCGATCGTCGGCGGCACCGTGCCGGTCGGCATCGGACTGTCCTACCCGATGAAGCTGAACGCCACCGGGCAGATCGCTTGCGTGTTCCTCGGCGACGCGGTGCCGGAGACCGGCGTGTTCTTCGAGTCGGTGAACTTCGCGGTGGTGAAGCAGCTCCCGGTGTTGTTTCTGTGCGAGAACAACGGCTACTCGGTGTATTCGCCGCTGAGCGTGCGACAGCCGCCGGGGCGTAAGCTGTCCGAACTGGTCGCCGGCTTCGGCCTGACCACCCATCACGGCGACGGCAACGACGCGCGCGCGGTCTATGCCGCGCTGAGCGAAGGGGTGGCAGCGATCCGGTCCGGCGAGGGGCCGCGGTTCTACGAGTTCGAGACCTATCGCTGGCGCGAGCATTGCGGCCCGAACTATGACAACGAAATCGGCTATCGCAGCGTTGCCGAGTTCGAGGCGTGGAAGCTGCGCGATCCGGTGCCGGCGCTGCAGCGCGCGCTGATCACCGAAGCCATCGTCACCGACGCCGACGTCGCCGACATGCAGGCGGAGATCGATGCCGAGATCGAGGAGGCGTTCGCCTTCGCAAAAAGCTCGCCGTTCCCGCCGCCCGAAGACGCCTTCACCGACGTCTATGCGTCGACCGCAGGCTGA
- a CDS encoding class I SAM-dependent methyltransferase, producing the protein MGQEIDLLVNYPRTKRNVDERGQTKSEEDRAIARKFGKEFFDGDRRHGYGGFNYMPRFWQPVIPTFQQHFGLDASSSVLDVGCAKGFMLHDMAELIPGITVKGVDVSEYAIAHAIDDMKPHVGVASAVKLPFADKSFDVVISINTVHNLVRDDCATALREIERVARKGAFITVDAYRDDEEKRRMTAWNLTAQTIMHVDEWKAFFAEVGYTGDYYWFIP; encoded by the coding sequence ATGGGTCAGGAAATCGATCTGCTCGTCAATTATCCGCGTACCAAGCGCAATGTCGACGAGCGCGGCCAGACCAAGTCCGAAGAAGACCGTGCGATCGCGCGCAAATTCGGCAAGGAGTTCTTCGACGGCGACCGCCGCCACGGCTATGGCGGCTTCAACTACATGCCGCGGTTCTGGCAGCCGGTGATCCCGACCTTCCAGCAGCATTTCGGCCTCGACGCATCGTCCTCGGTGCTCGACGTCGGCTGCGCCAAGGGCTTCATGTTGCACGACATGGCCGAACTGATCCCCGGCATCACCGTGAAGGGCGTCGACGTTTCGGAATACGCCATCGCCCACGCGATCGACGACATGAAGCCGCATGTCGGCGTCGCCAGCGCGGTGAAGCTGCCGTTCGCCGATAAGTCGTTCGACGTGGTGATCTCGATCAACACCGTGCACAATCTCGTCCGCGACGACTGCGCGACCGCGCTGCGGGAGATCGAGCGGGTCGCGCGCAAGGGCGCGTTCATCACCGTCGATGCCTATCGCGACGACGAGGAGAAGCGCCGGATGACGGCGTGGAACCTGACCGCGCAGACCATCATGCATGTCGACGAGTGGAAGGCGTTCTTCGCCGAGGTCGGCTACACCGGCGACTACTACTGGTTCATCCCATGA
- a CDS encoding GDP-mannose 4,6-dehydratase: MTGIVPASAPCAMARAGFDKYLVIGSNSFTGASMVSYLLDQGAEVVGISRSDEPHPAFLPYRWKNADRFRFHRLDLNHDLDAIMQMVTAERFPCIINFAAQSMVGESWANPDHWFMTNVVSTVRLHERLRTCDFLERYVHVTTPEVYGNATGTLTEDAVFDPSTPYAVSRAAGDMSLRSYFRAYGFPVLFTRAANVYGPGQRLYRIVPRTILFIKLGRKLQLHGGGTSERSFIHAADVADATRRIACNGKLGDSYHISTDRIVTIRALVEMICTMMGARFEDQVEIVGERLGKDAAYKLDSSKLRSELGWSDQITLEQGIEQTIAWIDRWFEELKSQPFDYAHKP, encoded by the coding sequence GTGACCGGTATCGTTCCCGCGTCCGCGCCGTGTGCAATGGCCCGCGCGGGCTTCGACAAATATCTGGTGATCGGTTCGAACTCGTTCACCGGCGCTTCGATGGTCAGCTATCTGCTCGACCAGGGCGCCGAGGTCGTCGGCATCAGCCGCTCCGACGAGCCGCACCCGGCGTTCCTGCCGTATCGCTGGAAGAATGCCGACCGCTTCCGGTTTCACAGGCTCGACCTCAATCACGATCTCGACGCGATCATGCAGATGGTGACCGCCGAGCGGTTTCCCTGCATCATCAATTTCGCAGCTCAGAGCATGGTCGGCGAGAGCTGGGCCAACCCGGATCATTGGTTCATGACCAATGTGGTGTCGACGGTGCGGCTGCACGAGCGGCTCCGGACTTGCGACTTCCTCGAGCGCTACGTCCACGTCACCACGCCGGAAGTCTATGGCAACGCCACCGGCACGCTGACCGAGGACGCGGTGTTCGATCCGTCGACGCCCTATGCGGTGTCGCGCGCGGCCGGCGACATGAGCCTGCGCTCGTATTTCCGTGCCTACGGCTTTCCGGTGCTGTTCACCCGCGCCGCCAATGTCTACGGCCCCGGGCAGCGGCTGTACCGGATCGTGCCGCGCACCATCCTGTTCATCAAGCTCGGCCGCAAACTGCAACTGCACGGCGGCGGCACCTCGGAGCGTTCGTTCATCCATGCCGCCGATGTCGCCGACGCCACGCGGCGGATCGCCTGCAACGGCAAGCTCGGCGACAGCTATCACATCTCCACCGACCGCATCGTCACCATCCGCGCTCTGGTCGAGATGATCTGCACGATGATGGGGGCGCGGTTCGAGGACCAGGTCGAGATCGTCGGCGAGCGGCTCGGCAAGGACGCCGCCTACAAGCTCGACAGCAGCAAGCTGCGCAGCGAGCTGGGTTGGAGCGACCAGATCACGCTGGAGCAGGGCATCGAACAGACGATCGCCTGGATCGATCGCTGGTTCGAGGAACTGAAGAGCCAGCCGTTCGACTACGCGCACAAGCCTTGA
- a CDS encoding NAD-dependent epimerase/dehydratase family protein, giving the protein MKILVTGACGYVGTTLVPKLLARGDEVVAFDIMWFGNDLPPHPALTVVRGDVRDTSSIDLSGIDAIVHLASVANDPCGDLDPKLTWEISALATMQLADRAARAGIQRFVYASSGSVYGIKDEEQVTEDLTLEPISEYNKTKMVAERVMLSYAGDMAVQIVRPATVCGPSPRMRLDVSVNMLTMQALTNGEITVFGGNQVRPNIHIDDITDLYLMLLDRPELRGIYNAGFENISILDIARMVDAQVPTKITVTASNDPRSYRINSDKLLATGFKPKKTVNDAIREIIVKFQRGELKNEDRHYNLRWMQRSLQA; this is encoded by the coding sequence ATGAAGATCCTGGTGACCGGCGCCTGCGGCTACGTCGGAACCACGCTGGTGCCGAAGCTATTGGCGCGCGGCGACGAGGTGGTGGCGTTCGACATCATGTGGTTCGGCAACGATCTGCCGCCGCATCCCGCGCTCACCGTCGTGCGCGGCGACGTCCGCGATACCAGCTCGATCGATCTCTCCGGGATCGACGCGATCGTGCATCTCGCTTCGGTCGCCAACGATCCGTGCGGCGATCTCGATCCCAAGCTGACCTGGGAGATCAGCGCGCTCGCCACCATGCAGCTCGCCGACCGCGCCGCGCGCGCCGGCATCCAGCGCTTCGTCTACGCCTCGTCCGGCAGCGTTTACGGCATCAAGGACGAGGAGCAGGTCACCGAGGATCTGACGCTGGAGCCGATCTCCGAATACAACAAGACCAAGATGGTGGCCGAGCGGGTGATGCTCAGCTATGCCGGCGACATGGCGGTGCAGATCGTGCGGCCTGCGACGGTGTGCGGGCCGTCGCCGCGGATGCGGCTCGACGTCTCGGTCAACATGCTGACCATGCAGGCGCTGACCAACGGCGAGATCACCGTGTTCGGCGGCAATCAGGTTCGCCCCAACATCCACATCGACGACATCACCGACCTGTATCTGATGTTGCTCGACCGGCCCGAACTGCGCGGCATCTACAATGCCGGGTTCGAGAACATCTCGATCCTGGACATCGCCAGGATGGTCGATGCGCAGGTGCCGACCAAAATCACCGTCACCGCCTCGAACGATCCGCGCTCCTACCGGATCAACTCCGACAAGCTGCTGGCGACCGGCTTCAAGCCGAAGAAGACGGTCAACGACGCGATCCGCGAGATCATCGTCAAGTTCCAGCGCGGCGAATTGAAGAACGAGGACCGTCACTACAATCTGCGCTGGATGCAGCGGAGCCTGCAGGCGTGA
- a CDS encoding SIS domain-containing protein: MTQSRNSTAPVPDDVADDVAATPLLSKRQMLGYYDHLRATLAAAQASDCEGRPFAQEVAASLVIAWAREVHADGRKLMFIGNGGSAAIASHMATDYSKNGGMRALCLNDGAMLTCLGNDYGYEQVFAKQIELFAQEGDLLIAISSSGRSPNILNAVAAARVRGCRVITLSGFSADNPLRREGDINFYLASDQYGFVELGHLTICHAILDFACGQRVPLPAAG, translated from the coding sequence ATGACGCAGTCGCGTAACAGCACCGCTCCCGTTCCCGACGACGTGGCTGACGACGTCGCCGCGACGCCGCTGCTGTCGAAACGGCAGATGCTCGGCTATTACGACCACCTCCGGGCGACGCTCGCCGCCGCGCAGGCCTCCGACTGCGAAGGCCGCCCGTTCGCGCAGGAAGTCGCCGCCTCGCTGGTGATCGCCTGGGCCCGCGAAGTGCATGCCGATGGCCGCAAGCTGATGTTCATCGGCAATGGCGGCAGCGCCGCGATCGCCAGCCACATGGCCACCGACTATTCCAAGAACGGCGGCATGCGGGCGCTCTGCTTGAACGACGGCGCGATGCTGACCTGCCTCGGCAACGACTACGGCTACGAGCAGGTGTTCGCCAAGCAGATCGAGCTGTTCGCGCAGGAAGGCGATCTGTTGATCGCGATTTCCTCGTCCGGCCGATCCCCGAACATCCTCAACGCGGTGGCCGCGGCCCGTGTGCGCGGCTGCCGGGTGATTACCTTGAGCGGATTTTCGGCGGACAATCCGCTGCGCCGCGAGGGCGATATCAATTTCTATCTGGCCTCCGACCAATATGGCTTCGTCGAACTGGGCCATCTGACGATCTGCCATGCCATCCTCGATTTCGCCTGCGGCCAGCGCGTGCCGCTGCCCGCGGCCGGCTGA
- a CDS encoding FkbM family methyltransferase, which produces MTDTAPTADFVAAPSGAPVPCAPAPDQILADIIAALPELARHHAPGGAAYTALASAARSAVVALFGRGGRDVRFGPFGPISFPYHRMGAVDSLDLFGLDELILFSFYWQNRGRYRRVADIGGNIGLHSLIMARCGFAVETYEPDPEHVALFQANMRANGVTTVHVNEAAVSAQAGEAEFLRLRGNTTGSHIAGAKLDPYGEIDRFKVRLAAFDDIAANADFAKIDAEGHEAVIITSLPRERWATIDVMLEIGSDANAAAIFDYARGAGVHLFTQKTGWRRAETLADLPTSYKQGSAFLTAGDAIPGLSPS; this is translated from the coding sequence ATGACCGACACCGCCCCGACGGCCGATTTCGTCGCTGCGCCTTCGGGCGCGCCGGTGCCGTGCGCACCGGCTCCCGACCAGATCCTCGCCGACATCATCGCCGCGCTGCCCGAGCTGGCGCGGCATCACGCCCCTGGCGGTGCCGCCTACACGGCGCTGGCTTCGGCGGCGCGTAGCGCCGTGGTGGCGCTGTTCGGGCGCGGCGGCCGCGACGTGCGGTTCGGGCCGTTCGGGCCGATCAGCTTTCCCTATCACCGGATGGGTGCGGTGGACTCGCTCGACCTGTTCGGGCTCGACGAACTGATCCTGTTTTCGTTCTACTGGCAGAACCGCGGCCGCTATCGGCGCGTCGCCGACATCGGCGGCAATATCGGCTTGCACAGCCTGATAATGGCTCGCTGCGGCTTTGCGGTCGAAACCTACGAGCCGGACCCGGAGCACGTCGCGCTGTTTCAGGCCAATATGCGCGCCAACGGCGTCACCACCGTCCACGTCAACGAAGCGGCGGTGTCGGCACAAGCCGGCGAGGCCGAGTTCCTCCGACTGCGCGGCAACACCACCGGCAGCCACATCGCCGGCGCCAAGCTCGATCCCTATGGCGAGATCGACCGCTTCAAGGTCCGCCTCGCCGCGTTCGACGACATCGCCGCAAACGCCGACTTCGCCAAGATCGACGCCGAAGGCCACGAGGCGGTGATCATCACCTCGCTGCCGCGCGAACGCTGGGCGACGATCGACGTCATGCTCGAGATCGGCAGCGACGCCAATGCCGCGGCGATCTTCGACTATGCGCGCGGCGCCGGTGTGCACCTGTTCACGCAGAAGACCGGCTGGCGCCGGGCGGAGACGCTGGCTGATCTGCCGACCTCCTACAAACAGGGCAGCGCGTTCCTCACCGCCGGGGATGCGATCCCCGGGTTGTCGCCGTCATGA